One genomic segment of Rhodothermales bacterium includes these proteins:
- a CDS encoding carboxypeptidase M32, with the protein MPDHLSELRTHLARVRDLESAAAVLEWDQETYMPAGSIESRANQIGTLRQMAHDAATSDRVGSLLQTLEEMHDDGDDFTTSLIRIARRDYDRATRLPPTLVSRLARVSAIAKEAWKEARDTDRFDLFSPHLRQIVELNIEKAESLGFTESVYDPLLDEFEPGMTAAEVSTLFLELRAKLVPIVRAIAAAPQVDDSILRRRYPHDAQWRFGESVIRDFGYDFNRGRQDLSAHPFTTTFSINDVRLTTRIEEDFFSPGFFGTLHEAGHGLYEQGIAASLERTPLASGTSLGMHESQSRLWENLVGRSRIFWQHYLPVLQSRFPGLVDDVSVDEFYRAVNQVTASPIRVEADEVTYNLHIMLRFEIEMDLLTGKLDVEEIPDSWNDRMVEYLGLRPANNATGALQDIHWSLGTFGYFPTYTLGNLISVQLFDRLRADVPGVTDDIGRGDFDRLLAWLREHVHRHGRSRSAAQIIQDTCDTELSAEPWLTYIRQKYGEIYGSLE; encoded by the coding sequence ATGCCCGATCATCTGTCCGAGCTAAGAACCCACCTCGCACGGGTCCGCGATCTGGAGAGTGCTGCAGCCGTCCTCGAATGGGACCAGGAGACGTATATGCCGGCTGGCTCCATAGAGTCGCGGGCCAACCAGATAGGAACTCTGCGCCAGATGGCGCACGATGCAGCGACCAGTGACAGGGTCGGCAGTCTGCTGCAGACGTTGGAGGAAATGCACGACGACGGCGACGACTTCACGACGTCTCTGATTCGGATCGCTCGACGTGACTATGATCGAGCGACGAGGTTGCCGCCTACTCTGGTATCGAGACTGGCCAGGGTCTCCGCCATCGCGAAAGAGGCCTGGAAGGAGGCACGGGATACGGATCGCTTCGACCTGTTCTCGCCACACCTCCGACAGATCGTCGAACTGAACATCGAGAAAGCGGAGTCGCTGGGATTCACTGAGTCGGTCTACGATCCGTTACTCGACGAATTCGAGCCGGGCATGACGGCAGCGGAGGTGTCAACACTCTTTCTCGAACTGAGGGCAAAGTTAGTGCCGATCGTTCGCGCCATTGCTGCAGCGCCCCAGGTCGATGATTCGATTCTTCGACGCCGCTACCCGCACGACGCGCAGTGGAGATTCGGCGAGAGCGTAATCCGTGATTTCGGATATGATTTCAATCGCGGTCGACAGGACCTGTCAGCTCATCCATTCACGACGACGTTTTCCATAAACGACGTACGCCTCACAACCCGAATAGAGGAGGACTTCTTCTCCCCTGGATTCTTCGGGACGCTGCATGAAGCCGGTCACGGATTGTACGAGCAGGGTATCGCTGCGTCGTTGGAAAGAACACCTTTAGCCTCAGGGACATCTCTCGGAATGCACGAGTCGCAGTCGCGGCTCTGGGAAAACCTTGTTGGCCGGAGCAGAATCTTCTGGCAACATTACCTCCCTGTTCTGCAATCGCGATTCCCCGGCCTTGTGGATGACGTCTCCGTCGACGAGTTCTACCGGGCGGTCAACCAGGTGACAGCATCGCCAATTCGTGTCGAAGCCGACGAGGTCACGTATAACCTCCACATCATGCTCCGATTCGAAATCGAGATGGACCTTCTGACGGGAAAGCTGGACGTCGAAGAGATACCGGATTCGTGGAACGACCGGATGGTGGAGTATCTCGGCCTTCGGCCGGCCAACAACGCCACCGGAGCGCTTCAGGACATCCACTGGTCTCTGGGCACTTTCGGATACTTCCCCACCTATACGCTTGGCAATCTGATATCCGTGCAGCTCTTTGATCGACTTCGGGCCGACGTCCCGGGAGTTACGGATGATATCGGGCGTGGCGATTTCGACCGACTGCTGGCCTGGCTCCGCGAGCATGTCCATCGACACGGAAGAAGCCGCTCGGCGGCACAGATCATTCAAGATACCTGTGATACCGAGCTCAGCGCCGAGCCATGGTTGACGTACATCCGCCAGAAATACGGCGAGATCTACGGATCGCTTGAATAG
- a CDS encoding 3-deoxy-7-phosphoheptulonate synthase class II: MPDPQAQQAWSPSSWRRKETLQQPTYPDSAALEETLAKLSGLPPLVTSWEIERLNHQLAEVAEGKRFLLQGGDCAESLADCESGVITRRLKILLQMSLVLVYGLRLPVVRVGRFAGQYAKPRSADNETRGGVTLPAYRGDIVNRPGFSESDRVPDPQYMLEAYSASALTLNFVRALAAGGFADLHHPEYWDVDFLKHSPMEDEYEAIVDEIGSALMFMEIVHGAPIEGLSTVEFFTSHEALLLPYEQALTRAVPHNTGIYNLSTHFPWVGVRTAHVDSAHVEYARGLANPIAIKVGPDTTPDELVQLTEVLSPQNKPGRITLITRLGSLRVADHLPRLVRAVVEEGRRVIWCCDPMHGNTEITADGVKTRRFENIMSELTQAFEIHNSLGSRLNGVHIELTGDDVTECVGGARGLRESDLGRSYKSAVDPRLNAEQALELAFEIVRQIQRDRQSA; this comes from the coding sequence ATGCCTGATCCTCAAGCTCAACAAGCGTGGAGTCCGTCGTCGTGGCGACGGAAAGAGACGCTGCAGCAGCCGACGTATCCGGACAGTGCGGCGCTTGAGGAAACGCTTGCGAAGTTATCTGGGCTGCCACCCCTCGTGACCTCGTGGGAAATCGAGCGTCTCAATCATCAACTGGCCGAGGTCGCTGAAGGAAAGAGATTTCTGCTTCAGGGTGGAGATTGCGCCGAAAGCCTCGCGGATTGCGAGTCTGGAGTAATCACGCGGCGTCTGAAGATCCTCCTTCAGATGAGTCTCGTCCTCGTGTACGGGTTGCGTCTTCCCGTGGTCCGTGTCGGACGCTTTGCGGGCCAGTACGCGAAACCGCGGTCGGCCGACAACGAGACCCGCGGCGGGGTGACGCTGCCCGCATACCGCGGAGACATCGTTAACCGGCCAGGTTTCTCTGAATCCGATCGTGTCCCGGATCCCCAGTATATGCTTGAGGCGTACAGCGCATCGGCGTTGACGCTGAATTTTGTTCGGGCGCTCGCTGCGGGCGGTTTTGCAGACCTCCATCACCCGGAATACTGGGATGTCGATTTCCTGAAGCACTCGCCGATGGAGGATGAATACGAGGCCATTGTCGATGAGATCGGCAGTGCACTCATGTTCATGGAGATCGTCCACGGTGCACCCATTGAGGGACTTTCGACGGTCGAGTTCTTCACCAGCCACGAGGCACTTCTACTGCCGTACGAACAGGCCCTGACGCGGGCCGTGCCGCACAACACCGGGATCTACAACCTGTCGACGCATTTCCCCTGGGTCGGCGTCAGGACCGCGCACGTCGATAGCGCGCATGTGGAGTACGCGCGCGGCCTGGCGAACCCGATCGCGATCAAGGTAGGTCCCGACACCACACCCGACGAGCTTGTCCAACTGACCGAAGTCCTGAGCCCACAGAACAAGCCCGGGAGAATAACACTCATCACGCGTCTCGGAAGTTTGCGGGTCGCCGATCATTTGCCGCGATTGGTGCGTGCCGTGGTGGAGGAGGGGCGACGAGTGATATGGTGTTGCGATCCGATGCACGGAAACACGGAGATCACCGCCGACGGAGTCAAGACGCGGCGGTTCGAAAACATCATGTCGGAACTCACGCAGGCGTTCGAGATCCACAACAGCCTCGGAAGCCGACTAAACGGCGTACATATTGAACTCACCGGCGATGACGTCACTGAATGTGTCGGCGGGGCGCGCGGTCTGCGGGAGAGCGATCTCGGGAGGTCTTATAAATCGGCTGTCGACCCGCGGCTGAATGCGGAGCAGGCGCTGGAACTGGCGTTCGAGATTGTTCGACAGATTCAGCGAGACCGGCAGTCGGCGTGA
- a CDS encoding mechanosensitive ion channel — protein sequence MLDEANLEALYNMILGYGLKVLGAIVVIIVGWIASKWARRIVIKAFERRPGSDATLAKFFSNLVAWLVIVIAFIAALEMFGVQTTSFVALLGAAGLAIGLAFQGTLSNFAAGVMLLVFRPFKVGDAIKVAGELGVVEEVGLFVTNLDTPDNRRIVIPNSNIFGSVIETLTFHPTRRVDVPVGTEYPADIDAVRAILQKAANAVEGRLDDRAPEIFLQDLGASSIDWVVRVWAPTADYWTVRQATIRDVKKSLDDAGIGIPFPQMDVHLDGLPTGASGD from the coding sequence ATGCTGGACGAAGCAAATCTCGAAGCCCTCTACAACATGATTCTCGGGTACGGTCTGAAGGTACTGGGAGCCATAGTCGTAATCATCGTCGGCTGGATCGCCTCCAAGTGGGCGAGGCGGATCGTGATAAAGGCGTTTGAGCGCCGACCAGGATCGGACGCGACGCTGGCAAAGTTTTTCTCGAACCTGGTTGCGTGGCTTGTGATCGTCATTGCGTTCATCGCGGCGCTGGAGATGTTTGGCGTACAGACGACCAGTTTCGTCGCACTCCTCGGCGCGGCAGGACTCGCGATCGGTCTGGCATTCCAGGGCACGCTGTCGAACTTCGCGGCGGGCGTAATGCTTCTGGTCTTCCGCCCGTTCAAAGTCGGTGACGCCATCAAGGTGGCGGGAGAACTGGGTGTGGTAGAGGAGGTCGGCCTGTTCGTCACCAATCTCGACACGCCGGACAACCGGCGCATCGTCATTCCGAACAGCAACATATTTGGATCGGTGATAGAGACCCTCACGTTCCACCCGACCCGTCGCGTTGACGTGCCGGTCGGAACCGAGTATCCCGCAGACATCGATGCCGTGCGGGCTATTCTTCAGAAAGCAGCGAACGCTGTCGAGGGGCGCCTTGATGATCGTGCGCCGGAGATTTTCCTTCAAGATCTGGGGGCGTCGTCAATCGACTGGGTCGTCCGGGTATGGGCGCCTACGGCCGACTACTGGACGGTGCGTCAGGCTACCATTCGAGACGTCAAGAAATCACTCGACGATGCGGGCATCGGCATCCCCTTCCCGCAGATGGACGTCCACCTCGACGGCCTGCCGACAGGCGCATCGGGAGACTAG